The following proteins come from a genomic window of Triticum aestivum cultivar Chinese Spring chromosome 6A, IWGSC CS RefSeq v2.1, whole genome shotgun sequence:
- the LOC123127436 gene encoding vacuolar protein sorting-associated protein 29, whose protein sequence is MVLVLALGDLHIPHRAPDLPAKFKSMLVPGKIQHIICTGNLCIKEVHDYLKSLCPDLHITRGEYDEDARYPETKTVTIGQFKLGLCHGHQVVPWGDLDSLAMLQRQLDVDILVTGHTHQFKAYKHEGGVVINPGSGTGAHSSITYDVNPSFVLMDIDGLRVVVYVYELIDGEVKVDKIDFKKTATMHG, encoded by the exons ATGGTGCTGGTCCTAGCGCTGGGGGATCTGCACATCCCGCACCGTGCGCCCGACCTGCCCGCCAAGTTCAAGTCCATGCTCGTCCCGGGCAAGATCCAGCACATCATCTGCACCGGGAACCTCTGCATCAAG GAAGTTCACGACTACCTTAAAAGCCTCTGTCCTGATCTCCACATTACTAGAGGTGAATATGATGAGGATGCTCGCTACCCAGAGACTAAAACAGTTACTATTGGTCAGTTCAAGCTAGGGCTATGCCATGGCCATCAG GTTGTTCCATGGGGCGACCTGGACTCCCTAGCGATGCTCCAGAGGCAGCTGGATGTGGACATCCTCGTCACCGGGCACACCCATCAGTTCAAGGCCTACAAGCACGAGGGGGGTGTCGTCATCAACCCTGGCTCAGGCACGGGCGCCCACAGCAGCATCACATATGACGTCAACCCGAGCTTTGTGCTCATGGACATCGATGGCCTCCGTGTTGTTGTCTACGTGTACGAGCTCATTGACGGCGAGGTGAAGGTTGACAAGATCGACTTCAAGAAGACCGCCACGATGCATGGCTGA